A region of Vitis riparia cultivar Riparia Gloire de Montpellier isolate 1030 chromosome 1, EGFV_Vit.rip_1.0, whole genome shotgun sequence DNA encodes the following proteins:
- the LOC117924011 gene encoding D-cysteine desulfhydrase 2, mitochondrial isoform X2, which yields MWLHVEVVKVHMQQQLVAVSCAERGLKSHLLLRGEQPEILTGYNLISTLYGNVKYVPRSLYAKREEMLTRHADLVAGNSGSVVWFNDLLETSFTTQTSGKPNLVQIDAHMNADSHPRKVAIINEGAADAVSLLGMIRLVQYLSQNHLFGKERTLKIVVDAGTGTTAVGLGLGALCLGLSWEVTGVMLADTVDGYRKKEKCLISDFKHCTAFHHIDHVLKGMDGGIVHWVERGHPRKFGNVLKGEVEACQQIAQQTGILVDPIYTLAAWELATLLSQEEAKGGAKVVMLHTGGTLGMFGLAQRYKSYFHAVKDGLLV from the exons ATGTG GTTACATGTGGAGGTTGTCAAAGTGCACATGCAGCAGCAGTTGGTAG CTGTTTCATGTGCTGAGAGAGGACTAAAATCACATTTGCTGCTACGAGGGGAACAACCCGAAATTCTGACAGGCTACAATCTGATTTCCACATTATATGGAAATGTCAAATATGTTCCAAGATCTCTTTATGCCAAGAGGGAAGAAATGCTCACCAGGCATGCTGATTTGGTGGCAGGCAACAGTGGTTCTGTTGTGTGGTTCAATGATCTTCTTGAGACCTCTTTTACAACTCAAACATCTGGAAAACCAAATCTTGTGCAAATTGATGCTCATATGAATGCTGATAGTCATCCAAGAAAGGTTGCTATTATCAATGAAGGTGCAGCAGATGCTGTAAGTTTACTTG GTATGATTCGCCTTGTGCAGTACTTGTCCCAGAAccatttatttggaaaagagaGGACCTTAAAAATTGTTGTAGATGCTGGTACTGGGACAACAGCTGTTGGTTTAGGACTTGGAGCCTTATGTTTAGG GCTTTCATGGGAGGTAACTGGAGTCATGTTGGCTGATACCGTTGATGGTTACAGAAAAAAGGAGAAATGCTTAATTTCCGATTTCAAGCACTGTACTGCTTTTCATCATATTGATCATGTCCTCAAGGGGATGGATGGTGGGATTGTTCATTGGGTAGAACGTGGCCATCCAAGGAA ATTCGGCAATGTGTTGAAAGGGGAAGTAGAAGCATGCCAACAAATTGCACAACAAACCGGTATTCTAGTGGATCCCATATATACTTTAGCTGCTTGGGAACTGGCGACACTACTTAGTCAAGAGGAAGCTAAAGGGGGTGCAAAAGTGGTGATGCTTCACACAGGGGGTACGCTAGGCATGTTTGGATTAGCACAGAGGTACAAGTCTTACTTCCATGCAGTCAAAGATGGACTGCTTGTTTAA
- the LOC117924011 gene encoding D-cysteine desulfhydrase 2, mitochondrial isoform X1, with the protein MDITQPKYHNSSNKAFYYATWEWTTWDDLLHPLVNGNKARKLDGLLPLVEDHSVTDVVTCGGCQSAHAAAVAVSCAERGLKSHLLLRGEQPEILTGYNLISTLYGNVKYVPRSLYAKREEMLTRHADLVAGNSGSVVWFNDLLETSFTTQTSGKPNLVQIDAHMNADSHPRKVAIINEGAADAVSLLGMIRLVQYLSQNHLFGKERTLKIVVDAGTGTTAVGLGLGALCLGLSWEVTGVMLADTVDGYRKKEKCLISDFKHCTAFHHIDHVLKGMDGGIVHWVERGHPRKFGNVLKGEVEACQQIAQQTGILVDPIYTLAAWELATLLSQEEAKGGAKVVMLHTGGTLGMFGLAQRYKSYFHAVKDGLLV; encoded by the exons ATGGACATTACTCAACCCAAATACCACAATTCATCAAATAAAGCTTTCTACTATGCTACATGGGAATGGACCACTTG GGATGATTTGTTGCATCCATTGGTAAACGGTAATAAAGCAAGAAAACTGGATGGACTACTTCCTCTTGTTGAAGATCATTCAGTGACTGATGTG GTTACATGTGGAGGTTGTCAAAGTGCACATGCAGCAGCAGTTG CTGTTTCATGTGCTGAGAGAGGACTAAAATCACATTTGCTGCTACGAGGGGAACAACCCGAAATTCTGACAGGCTACAATCTGATTTCCACATTATATGGAAATGTCAAATATGTTCCAAGATCTCTTTATGCCAAGAGGGAAGAAATGCTCACCAGGCATGCTGATTTGGTGGCAGGCAACAGTGGTTCTGTTGTGTGGTTCAATGATCTTCTTGAGACCTCTTTTACAACTCAAACATCTGGAAAACCAAATCTTGTGCAAATTGATGCTCATATGAATGCTGATAGTCATCCAAGAAAGGTTGCTATTATCAATGAAGGTGCAGCAGATGCTGTAAGTTTACTTG GTATGATTCGCCTTGTGCAGTACTTGTCCCAGAAccatttatttggaaaagagaGGACCTTAAAAATTGTTGTAGATGCTGGTACTGGGACAACAGCTGTTGGTTTAGGACTTGGAGCCTTATGTTTAGG GCTTTCATGGGAGGTAACTGGAGTCATGTTGGCTGATACCGTTGATGGTTACAGAAAAAAGGAGAAATGCTTAATTTCCGATTTCAAGCACTGTACTGCTTTTCATCATATTGATCATGTCCTCAAGGGGATGGATGGTGGGATTGTTCATTGGGTAGAACGTGGCCATCCAAGGAA ATTCGGCAATGTGTTGAAAGGGGAAGTAGAAGCATGCCAACAAATTGCACAACAAACCGGTATTCTAGTGGATCCCATATATACTTTAGCTGCTTGGGAACTGGCGACACTACTTAGTCAAGAGGAAGCTAAAGGGGGTGCAAAAGTGGTGATGCTTCACACAGGGGGTACGCTAGGCATGTTTGGATTAGCACAGAGGTACAAGTCTTACTTCCATGCAGTCAAAGATGGACTGCTTGTTTAA
- the LOC117919168 gene encoding protein SDA1 homolog produces MRPQHVNSEALSASGRTSEKLSLPALQSKMKCDPEGYESELLLLYSQFNSSLELFQQQAVFTSISGVDTDPAVAKDLGDRAVFLSHLTPFYPKHLAEFPKQLAQFLRSTARSLPSSLRCHVAQALILLINRKIVDIGDTLALFLELQTLGDRALRKLAFSHVVHSIKRMNQKHKNEAQNRALQNILFPMLQQEDEAQAKRSLITLCDLHRRKVWFDDRTANAICTACFHSSSRIMIAALSFLLDYEKIEDDDDSDGSSSEDETPQKPQVVLSKGDVYKAHHKGTLSSKKKKKAKLQRVIRNMKRKQRLSSEKGISNNYSPLNHLKDAQGFSEKLFSRLQTCNERFEVKMMMLKVIARTVGLHRLILLNFYPFLQKYVQPHQRDVTNLLAAAVQACHDMVPPDAVEPLFKQIVNQFVHDRSRTEAIAVGLNVVREICLRIPLLMTEDLLQDLVLYKKSHEKAVSTAARSLITLFREICPSLLIKKDRGRPTDPKAKPKAFGEVNVVSSVPGAELLQHDDDDDDDDDVNDDNSDETGFSDCDGSHDSDVKFAASDGEQNELDNHNSDLFRKDSTNDVQVAEVAEDEDGNNITDDDSVDVSDDDDDDDNESGGSGDEDDDEDYDDDDGVSDDVDGEEEEGEREFNGSHKTNDHDDGNDGTGEEKSKARKRKALDFEGQLNAADSSLRALKRLAGAKMGHAPLESTDGILSNEDFQRIKDLKAKEEAKFALAQHGLLRKGSDAKSTGFKIPTSDQLSVKRVDPAMLEVNIRKKLSKEERLELVRAGREDRGKYQARAAVKQKKTGGSSNRQKEHKKAMPLAAKRSKIQKSREVKRKQQRRSGKQFRGRKAWK; encoded by the exons ATGCGGCCTCAACACGTGAATTCGGAGGCGCTCTCTGCCTCCGGCAGGACCTCCGAGAAACTGAGCCTCCCAGCGCTGCAATCCAAGATGAAGTGTGACCCAGAAGGTTACGAGTCCGAACTCCTCCTCCTCTACAGCCAATTCAACTCCTCCCTCGAGCTCTTCCAACAGCAAGCTGTCTTCACCTCCATCAGCGGCGTGGACACCGACCCCGCTGTCGCCAAGGACCTTGGCGACAGGGCCGTCTTCTTGTCTCACCTCACCCCATTTTACCCCAAACATCTCGCTGAGTTCCCTAAACAACTCGCTCAGTTCCTCCGCTCAACCGCCCGTTCGCTTCCATCGTCGCTTCGCTGCCATGTTGCTCAAGCCCTCATTCTTCTCATCAATCGGAAG ATAGTTGATATTGGTGACACTCTTGCATTGTTCTTGGAGCTTCAAACTCTCGGTGATAGGGCTTTGAGAAAATTGGCATTTTCTCatgttgttcatagtatcaagagAATGAACCAGAAGCATAAGAATGAGGCTCAGAATCGTGCACTTCAAAACATATTGTTTCCGATGCTACAG CAAGAGGATGAAGCACAAGCTAAGAGATCGCTTATCACACTTTGTGATCTTCATCGCAGAAAGGTGTGGTTTGATGATAGAACCGCCAATGCAATCTGTACTGCATGTTTTCATTCATCATCGAG GATCATGATTGCTGCTTTATCCTTTCTTCTTGACTATGAAAAgattgaagatgatgatgacaGTGATGGTTCAAGCAGTGAAGATGAGACTCCCCAAAAGCCTCAAGTTGTCCTAAGTAAAGGGGATGTTTATAAG GCACACCATAAAGGTACACTTTCaagcaagaagaaaaaaaaggcaaaattgCAGCGTGTGATTCGTAATATGAAAAGGAAGCAGCGCCTATCATCAGAAAAAGGCATTTCAAATAACTATTCACCACTTAACCATCTGAAAGATGCGCAG GGATTTTCTGAGAAACTATTCTCTCGTCTTCAAACATGCAATGAACGGTTTGAG GTTAAGATGATGATGTTGAAAGTAATTGCTCGAACAGTTGGGCTTCACCGGTTGATTTTActaaatttttatccttttctCCAGAAATATGTTCAG CCCCATCAACGTGATGTCACAAATTTACTTGCAGCGGCAGTTCAGGCATGCCATGACATG GTGCCTCCTGATGCGGTTGAACCACTATTCAAACAAATCGTAAATCAGTTTGTACATGATCGTTCACGGACAGAG GCTATTGCTGTGGGACTGAATGTAGTAAGGGAAATATGTCTGCGCATACCTTTG TTGATGACAGAAGACTTGCTGCAAGACCTTGTTTTGTATAAGAAATCACATGAGAAAGCTGTTTCAACAGCAGCTCGTTCACTCATTACATTATTTAGAGAG ATTTGCCCTTCTCTGCTGATTAAAAAAGATCGTGGACGACCTACTGACCCAAAGGCAAAGCCAAAAGCGTTTGGAGAAGTGAATGTTGTCAGTAGTGTTCCTGGTGCTGAGTTATTACaacatgatgatgatgatgatgatgatgatgatgtgaaTGATGACAATTCTGATGAGACTGGATTCAGTGATTGTGATGGTAGTCATGATAGTGATGTGAAGTTTGCTGCTAGTGATGGTGAACAAAATGAGCTAGACAATCATAATTCTGACCTTTTCAGAAAAGATAGCACTAATGATGTACAAGTTGCAGAAGTGGCTGAAGATGAAGATGGCAATAATATTACTGATGATGATTCTGTTGATGtcagtgatgatgatgatgatgatgacaatgAGAGCGGCGGTAGTggtgatgaggatgatgatgaggattatgatgatgatgatggtgtcAGTGACGATGTTGATGGGGAAGAAGAGGAGGGGGAGAGGGAATTTAATGGTTCTCATAAAACTAATGACCATGATGATGGGAATGATGGTACTGGAGAAGAAAAATCTAAAGCAAGGAAGAGGAAGGCTTTGGATTTTGAGGGACAATTGAATGCTGCTGATTCTAGTCTTCGGGCTCTTAAGAGATTAGCAGGGGCAAAGATGGGGCATGCCCCATTGGAATCAACAGATGGTATTCTTTCTAATGAAGACTTCCAACGGATTAAAGACCTAAAG GCAAAGGAGGAAGCCAAATTTGCTTTGGCTCAGCATGGGTTGTTAAGGAAAGGCTCAGATGCAAAATCAACAGGTTTTAAGATTCCAACTTCTGATCAGCTGAGTGTTAAACGAGTGGATCCTGCTATGCTTGAG GTTAATATAAGGAAAAAGCTAAGTAAAGAGGAAAGATTGGAACTGGTGAGAGCAGGGAGAGAGGACAGAGGGAAGTACCAGGCCCGAGCTGCAGTGAAACAGAAGAAG ACTGGTGGTTCGAGCAATCGACAGAAGGAACACAAGAAGGCCATGCCTCTAGCTGCTAAGCGATCCAAGATACAAAAATCACGAGAGGTGAAAAGGAAACAACAGCGTCGTTCTGGTAAACAGTTTCGTGGGAGGAAAGCATGGAAGTGA